The Aureispira anguillae genome contains a region encoding:
- a CDS encoding S8 family serine peptidase — translation MKLIKWLLPIIFIAVLAPNSFAQIYPNDSTTILNLRDQLGLSNTGGLSSNNVSSWVPTYIDTVYDPTSSSYRITRINFGGLSSSTSPSILPPSIFDGDNLTFVQTLLLDNIGIDSIGGFLRPNTTGPSPTLKEIDISSNNFSSGNSDFFRYLTMNIASLEVLKANTALATPTSAFSSYTLVTSSQLKHLDIRNNNLTGILDVEGLITSRYPNLEFLYASYNPFTGLQVPSSPITSTAFKKLHIEGLLLQDFKPIEVLLNTVPSLQWLYARNLMDTANIQDSLEFTLNNPHASIRTFDISFNRLVGKLPLDILEKMPNIETLYLNNNRIRGSLPNPPNTVGAPFNNNGYLGLSKLRELDLSNNNLKGELRIDWLFLAQLAELANQGTNMPLEDFYASNNHFNRVTPALNHINSTPILTNVALNNRFAALKELELQGNKFDFRDLFRVKRILRLKQVSGTVYNHYIPQSGIDSTAFFYAPQEALGIGGVRRRTPGSRITFTAGIGIVAAEQTSTNYIDNKYAWERIDTANIQGGSPSNPVVQTIGLAEQIGGLTAPNLAANNIIGDSTYLLGVDTTAANIHRLGVQHLDSSNHHKWLYRAKIENDSFPALTLYTLPKKIEVGYCVDSSGAPIHCQSIIVQFHPDTLALYSPQEQDSIKQALRTELGAEPIDQCLCGDIELWSISDTASTMLEANGKGTKKTASKASGKPQLLSADPNYSLLSGTTNPLPDTVNLPTGSGNTTAKTLVAIIDSGVDYDYPALTPYLSEGASTANSCLPSATFGYNFLGDNNNATDDHGHGTSVAGIVAGISQRNILPDTGAMQTDIGILPLKYTDKEGSGSLFHAACAFRYAADYQRTTTTGETAKVRVINASWGYYGDPCIVLENTLTYVGKDCGILIVASAGNDSRLVQGNLANRHWPSNSIWDTTGLLTIDNILAVAGLNFTATALHPGSNYGNIHIDIAAPWYENTPLAGSTNGFIAVEGTSFAAPQVSRAAALLFDKYPDATYFAVKYALLHGVDTLQHLDSAKIASKGRINYHKADSILNRIVNKTLCAETGFVLNNKLVQISEVPISIYPNPVMDNLTIAFDYSLHSTKMELSLFNIQGQRLQHRRLPLGTTNTTISTKELVAGVYFIQLTLGDKQYSQKIIKF, via the coding sequence ATGAAGCTCATAAAATGGCTGTTACCTATTATTTTTATTGCTGTACTAGCTCCTAATAGTTTCGCTCAGATTTACCCCAATGATTCTACCACTATACTTAATTTGCGAGACCAATTAGGCTTAAGTAATACTGGTGGTTTAAGTTCTAATAACGTATCTAGTTGGGTTCCGACTTATATTGATACAGTCTATGACCCTACTTCCAGTTCTTATAGAATTACACGAATTAATTTTGGGGGGCTCTCTTCTTCTACAAGCCCAAGTATTTTACCTCCTTCTATTTTTGATGGCGATAATTTAACCTTTGTACAAACCCTATTACTTGATAATATTGGGATTGATAGTATTGGCGGTTTTCTGAGACCCAACACCACGGGGCCATCCCCCACTCTCAAAGAAATTGATATAAGTTCTAATAATTTCTCTAGTGGGAATAGTGATTTTTTCCGTTACCTAACCATGAATATTGCTAGTTTAGAAGTACTAAAAGCCAATACTGCTTTAGCCACACCTACAAGTGCCTTTAGTAGTTATACCTTGGTAACCTCCTCTCAATTAAAACACTTAGACATCAGAAACAATAATTTAACAGGTATATTAGATGTAGAGGGGTTAATCACATCAAGGTATCCCAATTTAGAGTTTTTGTATGCGAGCTATAATCCCTTTACAGGACTTCAAGTACCAAGTAGCCCAATTACGTCAACAGCATTCAAAAAACTACACATAGAAGGGTTATTGCTACAAGATTTTAAACCGATTGAGGTTTTGCTTAATACGGTTCCTAGCTTACAGTGGCTCTATGCACGCAACTTGATGGATACAGCAAACATCCAAGATTCGTTGGAATTTACACTTAACAATCCTCATGCATCCATTAGGACATTTGACATTTCCTTCAATCGACTTGTAGGAAAACTGCCCCTAGATATTTTAGAAAAAATGCCCAATATAGAAACGTTGTACCTCAACAACAATCGAATTCGGGGCAGCCTTCCCAATCCCCCCAATACCGTTGGAGCACCATTTAATAACAATGGTTATCTAGGGCTCTCTAAACTAAGAGAGCTTGACCTTAGCAACAACAACCTAAAAGGAGAATTGCGAATCGATTGGTTGTTTCTTGCTCAATTAGCTGAATTAGCAAATCAAGGAACAAATATGCCGCTTGAAGATTTCTATGCGAGTAACAATCATTTTAACAGGGTTACCCCCGCTTTAAATCATATAAATTCTACCCCCATCCTAACCAATGTAGCACTAAATAATCGCTTTGCAGCATTAAAAGAACTCGAACTTCAAGGCAATAAATTTGACTTTAGAGATTTATTTCGAGTTAAACGTATTCTTCGACTAAAACAAGTTTCAGGCACAGTCTACAATCATTATATTCCTCAAAGTGGAATAGACTCTACCGCATTCTTTTATGCTCCTCAAGAGGCATTAGGCATTGGAGGGGTAAGGCGACGAACTCCAGGTAGTCGCATCACTTTTACAGCAGGAATTGGAATTGTAGCTGCCGAGCAAACTTCAACCAATTATATCGACAACAAATATGCTTGGGAGCGAATTGATACAGCGAATATTCAAGGTGGGAGCCCTTCCAATCCTGTTGTACAAACAATTGGTTTAGCAGAACAAATAGGCGGTTTAACAGCTCCTAATTTAGCAGCCAACAATATTATTGGAGATTCTACCTATTTATTAGGCGTTGACACGACAGCAGCCAACATCCATCGATTAGGCGTTCAACATTTAGATTCATCCAATCACCATAAATGGTTATATCGCGCCAAAATTGAAAACGACTCCTTTCCTGCCTTAACCTTATATACCTTACCCAAGAAAATAGAAGTAGGTTATTGTGTAGACAGCTCTGGAGCACCCATTCATTGCCAATCTATTATTGTGCAGTTTCACCCTGACACCTTAGCACTCTATAGCCCACAAGAACAAGACTCTATAAAGCAAGCCCTTAGAACAGAGCTTGGAGCAGAACCAATTGACCAATGCCTCTGTGGTGATATAGAATTATGGAGCATTTCAGACACCGCTAGTACCATGTTAGAGGCCAATGGAAAAGGCACCAAAAAAACCGCCTCCAAAGCATCTGGGAAACCACAATTATTAAGTGCAGATCCTAATTATAGCTTACTTTCAGGAACAACCAACCCTTTGCCTGATACGGTTAACCTTCCAACAGGTTCAGGCAATACAACAGCTAAAACCTTGGTTGCAATTATTGACTCTGGTGTTGATTATGATTATCCTGCACTAACCCCTTACCTATCAGAAGGAGCCTCAACAGCTAACAGTTGCCTTCCCTCTGCAACCTTTGGTTATAATTTTTTAGGAGATAACAATAATGCAACAGACGATCATGGGCATGGAACTTCTGTAGCAGGAATTGTAGCAGGGATTAGCCAACGAAACATCCTACCAGATACAGGAGCGATGCAAACTGATATTGGTATTCTACCTTTAAAATATACCGACAAAGAAGGTTCTGGTTCCTTATTTCATGCCGCTTGTGCGTTTCGTTATGCAGCAGATTACCAACGCACTACCACTACTGGAGAGACGGCTAAAGTTCGTGTAATCAATGCCAGTTGGGGATATTATGGCGACCCTTGTATTGTATTAGAAAATACCTTAACCTATGTTGGGAAAGACTGTGGTATTTTGATTGTTGCTTCTGCGGGGAACGATAGTCGTTTGGTTCAAGGAAATTTAGCCAATCGCCATTGGCCTTCCAATTCTATTTGGGACACAACTGGTTTACTAACCATTGATAATATATTGGCTGTTGCAGGACTTAATTTCACCGCTACTGCTTTGCACCCTGGCTCTAACTATGGCAATATACATATAGATATTGCAGCGCCATGGTATGAGAACACCCCTTTGGCGGGTAGTACCAATGGTTTTATTGCCGTAGAAGGGACTTCATTTGCTGCACCGCAAGTCTCACGAGCTGCTGCTTTATTATTTGATAAATATCCTGATGCCACTTATTTTGCCGTAAAATATGCACTACTTCACGGGGTGGATACCTTACAACATCTAGATAGTGCCAAAATTGCATCTAAAGGACGTATTAATTATCACAAAGCAGATTCCATACTGAATCGTATTGTCAATAAGACCTTGTGTGCTGAAACAGGGTTTGTCCTAAACAACAAACTAGTCCAAATTTCTGAAGTACCAATAAGCATTTATCCTAATCCTGTAATGGATAACTTGACCATAGCTTTTGATTATAGCTTGCATTCAACCAAAATGGAACTGAGCTTATTTAATATACAGGGACAACGCCTACAACATCGTCGTTTACCCTTGGGTACAACCAATACAACAATATCGACCAAGGAATTGGTGGCTGGTGTTTATTTTATACAACTTACATTAGGAGATAAGCAGTATAGTCAAAAGATTATAAAGTTCTAA
- the gcvT gene encoding glycine cleavage system aminomethyltransferase GcvT, whose product MKKTALYDKHLSLGAKIVPFAGYEMPVSYSGIIDEHQTVREHVGIFDVSHMGEFIIKGEGALDLIQRVTSNDASKLTDGDAQYSCLPNGKGGIVDDLLVYRLAEEEYMLVVNASNMDKDWDWISSHNTSGVEMKNISDDTSLMAVQGPKTAEALQALTEVDLGAMKYYTFVRGTFAGFDNVIISATGYTGSGGFEIYVANENAAAVWDAIMKAAGSHGIKPIGLGARDTLRLEMGYCLYGNDIDDTTSPLEAGLGWITKLKKATDFVDKEFLVEQKAAGLTKRLVGFEVLDKRPPRQGYPIVNADGEEIGKVTSGTKGPSVGKPIGMGYVQKAYSKKETTIFIDVRGKKIEAKVVGLPFYKAK is encoded by the coding sequence ATGAAAAAAACAGCTTTATATGACAAGCATCTTAGTTTAGGCGCTAAGATTGTACCGTTTGCAGGCTATGAGATGCCTGTTTCTTATAGTGGAATTATTGACGAACATCAAACTGTACGAGAGCATGTTGGTATTTTTGATGTGTCTCATATGGGAGAATTTATTATCAAAGGAGAAGGAGCTTTAGATTTAATTCAGCGAGTAACTTCAAATGATGCTTCTAAATTGACCGATGGAGATGCTCAATATTCTTGTTTGCCAAATGGAAAAGGAGGAATTGTTGATGATCTTTTGGTGTATAGATTGGCAGAAGAGGAATATATGTTGGTGGTGAATGCCTCTAATATGGATAAAGATTGGGATTGGATTTCTAGCCACAATACTTCTGGGGTAGAAATGAAAAATATTTCGGATGATACTTCTTTGATGGCTGTGCAAGGTCCAAAAACAGCGGAGGCGTTGCAAGCATTGACAGAAGTGGATTTGGGAGCAATGAAGTATTATACTTTTGTTAGAGGAACTTTTGCTGGCTTTGATAATGTGATTATTTCGGCAACAGGATATACGGGATCTGGTGGCTTTGAAATTTATGTTGCCAACGAAAACGCAGCAGCCGTTTGGGATGCTATTATGAAAGCTGCGGGTAGTCATGGAATTAAGCCGATTGGATTAGGAGCAAGAGATACACTTCGTCTAGAAATGGGCTATTGTTTATATGGCAACGATATAGATGATACTACTTCTCCATTGGAAGCAGGTTTGGGATGGATTACCAAATTAAAAAAAGCAACAGACTTTGTGGATAAAGAATTTTTAGTAGAACAAAAGGCGGCTGGGCTTACTAAGCGATTGGTTGGTTTTGAGGTGTTAGACAAGCGTCCTCCTCGCCAAGGGTATCCTATTGTGAATGCTGATGGGGAAGAGATTGGCAAGGTTACTTCAGGAACCAAGGGACCTTCTGTAGGGAAACCAATTGGAATGGGCTATGTTCAAAAAGCGTATTCGAAAAAAGAAACGACTATTTTTATTGATGTTCGTGGAAAAAAAATAGAAGCGAAGGTAGTCGGTTTGCCATTTTATAAAGCAAAATAA